A portion of the Lolium rigidum isolate FL_2022 chromosome 1, APGP_CSIRO_Lrig_0.1, whole genome shotgun sequence genome contains these proteins:
- the LOC124662261 gene encoding uncharacterized protein LOC124662261, protein MDDGFRLERDHHDRDSSAAAPDAFLDSISDADLQEIWDLLRYQDQHGQDHHDSEDESDGEFDELWLLLPRFPHRGSAPPHFVAAGRTAGFMRVASADAPHQEQERGDERHILVHYRYTRFSAGPSSDGSVKACGSTRQHQLRFIAAAGHGARSLDWAGASLAHLIYPDGSSKRLRELWTSLASRVSLPPGAARVDVFVDVGILREANSTQASMDQMRAALEHMMQKPWPSRFTGMELNLPEPVRCGHDDNDTDGEQRPAKRRKVVATDDEESCSVCYELLKGDDLAAWPGCGKPHVLHGACMQAVLESKPLCPMCRRDLYIKPKF, encoded by the coding sequence ATGGACGACGGTTTCCGGCTGGAACGGGACCACCACGACCGcgactcctccgccgccgcccccgatgctttcctcgactccatctccgACGCTGACCTTCAGGAAATATGGGACCTGCTGAGGTACCAGGACCAGCACGGACAAGATCATCATGATTCGGAAGACGAAAGCGACGGCGAGTTTGATGAGCTCTGGTTGTTACTCCCGCGGTTTCCTCACCGAGGTTCAGCCCCGCCGCATTTCGTCGCCGCAGGGAGGACGGCCGGCTTCATGCGGGTGGCCTCCGCCGACGCTCCGCACCAAGAACAAGAACGAGGAGACGAGAGGCACATCCTAGTACACTACCGCTACACCCGCTTCTCGGCCGGACCGTCTTCAGACGGCAGCGTGAAAGCGTGCGGGAGCACGAGACAGCACCAGCTCCGGttcatcgccgccgccggccacggggCCAGGTCGCTCGACTGGGCCGGCGCGTCGCTGGCGCACCTGATATACCCGGACGGCTCCAGCAAGCGGCTCCGGGAGCTGTGGACGAGCCTGGCGTCGCGGGTGAGCCTCCCGCCGGGCGCCGCGCGCGTCGACGTGTTCGTGGACGTCGGCATCCTCCGTGAGGCGAACAGCACGCAGGCGAGCATGGACCAGATGCGAGCCGCCTTGGAgcacatgatgcagaagccgtggCCCTCGCGCTTCACCGGCATGGAGCTCAACCTGCCGGAACCGGTGCGGTGCGGCCACGACGACAACGACACGGATGGCGAACAGAGGCCGGCGAAGCGAAGGAAGGTGGTGGCCACCGACGACGAGGAGAGCTGCAGCGTCTGCTACGAGCTTCTGAAGGGCGACGACCTCGCGGCGTGGCCGGGATGCGGCAAGCCCCATGTCTTACATGGCGCGTGCATGCAGGCCGTCCTCGAAAGCAAGCCGCTGTGCCCTATGTGCAGGCGCGATCTCTACATCAAGCCCAAATTCTAA